One window from the genome of Mycolicibacterium gadium encodes:
- a CDS encoding PE-PPE domain-containing protein has product MRGLIRSLGVVGLALLSVVGLVVAWTAATVVQLTATALIMGGTGHSLSSPPDDPVGYINPYMSNAIDGFINPAFASTGPGGTPIDEVGPGDDRYAVVTPEQFFPVSGSMTFDASVTAGLANVSRCIRGSTDCSYNPAVPGAPAGTPDATDEFAVFGYSQSAVVASLLKKDIIDNPDAYPDLEPGDVSFILLSNPMRPNGGVLARGPEGLTIPIIGITFHGATPTDSCNASGECYETVDAAAQYDILGGDAPASLTNLLAIANAVAGYYYFHGDMQNASLEDAEYQGSHGDTDYYLVRAQRLPILMPFEAFVPSPILTLLEAPLKAAIEAGYARDVNPGVATKVGLLPFRDPVQAIVNIVKAIPVGIDDAIAEASGDENNRPLGTDPLTSPFGVGGPELPDPPSADGDENSRLGDDPGQDALEGENAEEQVVEGEVIEAGAPEGEGADNLDATTPRVGPRPVTRVGAHIRSTLDSIRLSKIRGPIRFDSQRDARPTSPATPGDDDTAPNAPASTPADTANPAAA; this is encoded by the coding sequence ATGCGGGGGTTGATTCGTTCGCTGGGCGTGGTGGGTCTAGCGTTGCTGAGCGTCGTCGGTCTGGTAGTGGCATGGACCGCGGCGACAGTCGTCCAGCTGACGGCAACCGCGCTCATCATGGGCGGTACCGGTCATTCGCTCAGCTCGCCGCCGGATGATCCGGTGGGTTACATCAACCCGTATATGTCCAATGCGATCGACGGGTTCATCAACCCCGCCTTCGCGTCGACCGGCCCGGGGGGCACCCCGATCGACGAGGTCGGACCCGGTGACGACCGCTACGCCGTCGTCACCCCCGAGCAGTTCTTCCCGGTGTCCGGATCGATGACGTTCGATGCCTCCGTGACCGCGGGCCTCGCGAACGTCAGCAGGTGTATCCGTGGGTCGACCGACTGCTCCTACAACCCCGCGGTCCCGGGCGCCCCCGCCGGCACACCCGACGCCACGGACGAATTCGCCGTCTTCGGCTACTCGCAGAGCGCGGTGGTCGCCTCACTTCTCAAGAAGGACATCATCGATAATCCGGACGCCTATCCCGATCTCGAGCCGGGCGACGTGTCCTTCATTCTGTTGTCCAATCCGATGCGTCCCAACGGCGGCGTCCTGGCCAGGGGACCCGAGGGCCTGACGATCCCGATCATCGGAATCACCTTCCACGGAGCCACTCCGACCGACAGCTGTAATGCGTCTGGTGAGTGCTACGAGACCGTCGACGCCGCAGCGCAATACGACATTCTCGGCGGCGACGCACCGGCCAGCCTCACCAACCTGTTGGCCATCGCGAACGCCGTAGCCGGGTACTACTACTTCCACGGTGACATGCAGAACGCGAGCCTCGAGGACGCCGAGTACCAAGGCTCGCACGGCGACACCGACTACTATCTCGTTCGCGCCCAACGCCTGCCCATCCTGATGCCGTTCGAGGCCTTCGTGCCGTCGCCGATCCTCACGCTGCTCGAGGCTCCATTGAAAGCGGCGATCGAAGCCGGCTATGCGCGCGACGTCAATCCGGGCGTGGCCACCAAGGTGGGGCTGCTTCCGTTCCGGGATCCCGTCCAGGCCATCGTGAACATCGTCAAAGCGATCCCGGTGGGTATCGACGACGCGATCGCCGAAGCATCCGGAGACGAAAACAATCGGCCCCTCGGAACCGATCCATTGACCAGCCCGTTCGGGGTGGGCGGTCCCGAGCTGCCCGATCCACCATCGGCCGACGGCGACGAGAATTCACGACTGGGTGACGACCCCGGACAGGACGCCCTCGAAGGGGAGAACGCTGAGGAGCAGGTCGTCGAGGGAGAGGTCATCGAAGCGGGCGCGCCAGAGGGAGAAGGCGCCGACAACCTCGACGCGACCACGCCCCGCGTCGGGCCCAGGCCGGTGACCAGAGTCGGCGCGCACATCCGCAGCACTTTGGACTCGATCCGCTTGTCGAAGATCAGAGGCCCGATCAGGTTCGACTCGCAGCGCGACGCCAGACCTACTTCACCCGCAACGCCCGGCGATGACGACACCGCGCCCAACGCACCGGCTTCCACCCCGGCCGATACGGCAAACCCGGCGGCCGCCTGA
- a CDS encoding LpqN/LpqT family lipoprotein, producing the protein MSKSVRAGVIAIATVALGLSLAGCGSDTKTDESATESASSSEAATTTSAAAAPTSEGQAAGPNKTIVDYIRENGITETPVKRGDPGSPTINLPMPEGWEDAGPRTPDWAYGAILSSDPAFSSDPPSIMALVSKLTGNVDPAKILEFAPGEINNLPGFEGSNTGTPGKLSGFDAMQVGGTYEKNGVTRAIAQKTVVIPGQDGLYVLQLNADGREDQIDVLGPATVTIDEQTTITP; encoded by the coding sequence ATGAGCAAGTCAGTGAGGGCCGGCGTCATCGCCATCGCGACCGTCGCACTCGGATTGAGCCTGGCCGGTTGCGGCTCGGACACCAAGACCGACGAATCCGCGACGGAAAGTGCGTCTTCCAGCGAAGCGGCCACGACGACCAGCGCGGCGGCCGCGCCCACCAGCGAGGGCCAGGCCGCGGGACCGAACAAGACGATCGTCGACTACATCCGTGAGAACGGCATCACCGAAACTCCGGTCAAGCGCGGGGATCCCGGCTCGCCCACCATCAACCTGCCCATGCCGGAGGGCTGGGAGGATGCCGGTCCGCGCACCCCCGATTGGGCTTACGGCGCAATCCTTTCCTCTGATCCGGCCTTCAGCAGCGATCCGCCGTCCATCATGGCGCTGGTCTCCAAGCTGACCGGTAACGTCGATCCGGCGAAGATCCTCGAGTTCGCCCCCGGAGAGATAAACAACCTGCCCGGTTTCGAGGGCTCGAACACCGGAACCCCAGGCAAACTGAGCGGTTTCGACGCCATGCAGGTCGGCGGCACCTATGAGAAGAACGGCGTCACCCGCGCCATCGCGCAGAAAACCGTCGTGATCCCGGGCCAGGACGGGCTTTACGTCCTGCAGCTCAACGCCGATGGTCGCGAGGATCAGATCGACGTCCTGGGTCCTGCCACCGTCACCATCGACGAGCAGACCACGATCACTCCCTGA
- a CDS encoding shikimate 5-dehydrogenase, producing MKPALNKDTRLCISLAARPSNIGTRFHNYLYDLLGLDFIYKAFTTTDIAAAIGGVRALGIRGCSVSMPFKQDVIELVDEVEQSATSINAVNTIVNDTSVPGGQLTASNTDYLAVARLIAEHSLQPSQSVLFRGSGGMASAVAAAFRDNGFHRGTVVARNPDTGRALAERLDYEYVAEVGDRTADVIVNITPVGMAGGPEEHDLAFDATTIDAAHTVFDVVALPSETPLITAARAADIAVITGAEVIALQAAEQFERYTGVRPTAEQIAAASAVSRA from the coding sequence GTGAAGCCCGCGCTGAATAAGGACACCCGACTGTGTATCTCGCTGGCGGCGCGGCCGAGCAACATCGGTACCAGGTTCCACAACTACCTGTACGACCTGCTCGGCCTCGACTTCATCTACAAGGCGTTCACGACGACGGACATCGCCGCGGCGATCGGCGGTGTTCGTGCGCTGGGAATCCGCGGGTGCTCGGTATCGATGCCGTTCAAGCAGGATGTCATCGAACTCGTCGACGAGGTCGAACAGTCCGCGACGTCCATCAACGCTGTCAACACGATCGTCAACGACACGTCGGTCCCCGGCGGCCAGCTGACCGCGTCCAACACCGACTACCTGGCTGTGGCGCGGCTCATCGCCGAACACAGTCTGCAGCCGTCGCAGTCGGTGCTGTTCCGGGGCAGCGGCGGAATGGCGAGCGCCGTCGCGGCGGCCTTCCGGGACAACGGCTTTCACCGGGGCACGGTCGTCGCCCGCAACCCCGACACCGGGCGGGCACTGGCCGAGCGGCTCGACTACGAGTACGTGGCCGAAGTGGGCGACCGCACCGCCGACGTCATCGTCAACATCACGCCGGTGGGGATGGCGGGCGGCCCCGAGGAGCACGACCTCGCCTTCGACGCGACGACTATCGACGCCGCGCACACCGTATTCGATGTGGTGGCGTTGCCGTCCGAGACCCCGCTGATCACCGCGGCTCGCGCCGCGGACATCGCCGTCATCACCGGTGCCGAAGTGATCGCGCTACAGGCCGCGGAACAGTTCGAACGGTATACCGGGGTGCGGCCGACCGCCGAACAGATCGCGGCGGCCTCGGCGGTGTCACGTGCCTAG
- a CDS encoding GNAT family N-acetyltransferase: MAGPTVVRADELVELEVFAGCSTAALAPLAAQLQPLNATPGQVLMQQGELAVSFLLIGSGRAEVTHAGDDGHDTVAELQPGLVVGEIALLRDTPRSATVVALDQLSGWVGDREAFATMLEIPGMVEKLVRTARQRLAAFITPIPVKLRDGSVFYLRPVLPGDSERTTNGPVEFSSETLYRRFQSPRTPTKSLMTYLFEVDYVHHFVWVMTEGAEGPVVADARFVRDEDDLAVAEVAFIVGDDYQGRGIGTFLMGALVVTADYVGVERFTARVLSDNHPMRAIMDRFGASWHRDDLGVVTTVVDVPNPGSLQLPASLVKKIRGVTSQVIKAVG, translated from the coding sequence GTGGCCGGCCCGACCGTCGTCCGAGCCGACGAACTCGTCGAACTAGAAGTTTTCGCCGGCTGTTCGACCGCAGCTCTGGCGCCGCTCGCGGCGCAGTTGCAGCCGCTGAATGCAACTCCCGGACAGGTGCTCATGCAGCAGGGCGAGCTCGCGGTGTCTTTTTTGCTGATCGGATCCGGCCGCGCCGAAGTCACCCATGCCGGCGATGACGGGCACGACACCGTGGCCGAACTTCAGCCCGGCCTCGTCGTCGGCGAGATCGCGTTGCTGCGCGACACGCCGCGCAGTGCCACGGTGGTGGCGCTCGATCAACTCTCGGGATGGGTCGGTGACCGGGAAGCGTTCGCGACCATGCTCGAGATCCCGGGCATGGTCGAGAAGCTGGTGCGAACGGCGCGGCAGCGGCTCGCCGCGTTCATCACCCCGATCCCGGTGAAACTGCGCGACGGGTCCGTCTTCTATCTGCGCCCGGTTCTGCCGGGAGACAGCGAACGCACGACGAACGGGCCGGTCGAGTTCTCGAGCGAGACGCTGTACCGGCGGTTCCAGTCGCCGCGCACGCCGACGAAGTCTTTGATGACATACCTGTTCGAGGTCGACTACGTGCACCACTTCGTCTGGGTGATGACCGAGGGCGCCGAGGGGCCCGTGGTTGCCGACGCGCGGTTCGTCCGTGACGAGGACGACCTGGCGGTCGCGGAGGTGGCGTTCATCGTCGGCGACGACTACCAGGGCCGCGGCATCGGTACGTTCCTGATGGGCGCGCTCGTCGTCACCGCGGATTACGTTGGGGTCGAACGCTTTACCGCACGGGTGCTCAGCGACAACCATCCCATGCGGGCGATCATGGACCGCTTCGGCGCCAGCTGGCACCGCGACGACCTCGGGGTCGTCACCACCGTCGTCGACGTCCCGAACCCGGGCTCGCTACAGCTGCCCGCATCGTTGGTCAAGAAGATCCGAGGCGTGACGTCCCAGGTGATCAAGGCGGTCGGGTGA
- a CDS encoding SDR family oxidoreductase, with translation MTDAQFSTHAQLFDLSGKRALVTGGSRGIGLMMARGLVQAGARVVISSRKADACEAAREHLSDLGDVQAIPADLSRHEECLRLAEEVTAGGEQLDILVNNAGATWGEPLESFPDSAWDKVLDLNVKSPFWMVQALVPALREAGTAEDPARVINVGSIDGIRPSRLPVYSYVSSKAALHNLTRMLAYDLGPQHITVNAVAPGPFPSKMMAATLESFGDSIAASAPLRRIGRDDDMAGIAVFLASRAGAYLTGAVIPVDGGLATTAAG, from the coding sequence ATGACCGACGCCCAGTTCAGCACTCATGCCCAGCTCTTCGATCTGAGCGGAAAGCGCGCCCTGGTCACGGGCGGATCGCGAGGTATCGGCCTGATGATGGCCCGCGGCCTCGTGCAGGCCGGCGCCCGTGTGGTGATCAGCTCGCGCAAGGCCGACGCCTGCGAAGCGGCCCGCGAGCACTTGTCGGACCTCGGCGACGTCCAGGCGATCCCGGCCGATCTGTCCCGGCACGAGGAGTGCCTGCGGCTGGCCGAAGAGGTCACCGCGGGCGGCGAGCAGCTGGACATCCTGGTCAACAACGCGGGCGCCACGTGGGGTGAGCCATTGGAGAGCTTCCCCGATTCGGCCTGGGACAAAGTTCTCGATCTCAACGTCAAGTCGCCGTTCTGGATGGTGCAGGCGCTGGTCCCCGCGCTTCGCGAGGCCGGAACGGCAGAAGATCCCGCGCGAGTCATCAACGTCGGCAGCATCGACGGCATTCGCCCAAGCCGGCTCCCGGTGTATTCCTACGTCAGCAGCAAGGCGGCGCTGCACAACCTGACCCGCATGCTGGCGTATGACCTGGGACCGCAGCACATCACCGTGAATGCCGTGGCTCCCGGGCCCTTCCCGTCCAAGATGATGGCCGCGACGCTCGAGTCGTTCGGCGACTCGATCGCGGCGTCGGCGCCGCTGCGCCGGATCGGGCGCGACGACGACATGGCGGGCATCGCGGTGTTTCTCGCCAGCCGTGCCGGGGCCTATCTCACCGGAGCGGTGATCCCCGTCGACGGCGGACTCGCGACGACCGCCGCCGGGTGA
- a CDS encoding DNA polymerase domain-containing protein has protein sequence MAAKEHRDGVELSNLDEALTPDAGATKRDLVDYLAAVAGRMLPGLVDRPLTVLRVLRGREPFMQKNVPKYTPDWVRTVTMWAEASHREVRYALCNDWRTLLWLANQRAVEYHPTLGLADNIYRPTHLVLDLDPPDDDFTKVVAVAHLVHQALADTGLDGAVKTSGAKGVHVFVPIDDSAPVDDVAAATRALAARAEALDPDIATTAFIVEDRGGKVFVDATRAGGATVAAAYSPRLRPNTPVSFPLQWSELDSVSPADFTVHTAIDALDGRPSWLESMPAPQRLPTDLIAQGRTIPVARVAAMHEGKRRARARRERGEDTDTR, from the coding sequence GTGGCCGCCAAGGAACATCGCGACGGCGTCGAGCTCTCCAATCTCGACGAGGCGCTGACCCCCGATGCCGGGGCCACCAAACGCGACCTCGTCGACTATCTGGCGGCGGTCGCCGGTCGGATGCTGCCGGGACTCGTCGACCGGCCGCTGACCGTTTTGCGGGTCCTACGCGGGCGCGAACCGTTCATGCAGAAGAACGTGCCCAAGTACACCCCCGACTGGGTGCGGACGGTGACGATGTGGGCGGAGGCCTCGCACCGCGAGGTTCGCTACGCGCTGTGCAACGACTGGCGCACCCTGCTGTGGCTGGCCAACCAGCGGGCGGTGGAGTACCACCCGACGCTCGGGCTGGCGGACAACATCTATCGCCCAACACATCTCGTGCTCGACCTCGACCCGCCCGACGACGACTTCACGAAGGTGGTGGCCGTCGCGCATCTGGTGCATCAGGCACTGGCCGACACCGGTCTCGACGGCGCGGTCAAGACCAGCGGGGCCAAGGGGGTGCACGTCTTCGTCCCGATCGACGACTCGGCACCGGTCGACGACGTCGCCGCGGCGACCCGCGCGCTCGCGGCCCGCGCGGAAGCTCTCGATCCGGACATCGCAACGACGGCGTTCATCGTCGAAGACCGCGGCGGCAAGGTGTTCGTCGACGCCACCCGCGCGGGCGGAGCCACCGTCGCGGCGGCGTACAGCCCGCGGCTGCGCCCCAACACGCCGGTGTCGTTTCCGCTCCAATGGTCCGAACTCGACTCGGTCTCCCCCGCCGACTTCACCGTCCATACCGCGATCGACGCGCTCGACGGCCGGCCATCGTGGCTGGAGTCGATGCCGGCACCGCAGCGGCTGCCCACCGACCTGATCGCACAGGGCCGCACCATTCCCGTCGCACGAGTGGCGGCGATGCACGAAGGCAAGCGGCGGGCGAGAGCGCGCCGAGAACGTGGCGAGGATACCGACACACGTTGA
- a CDS encoding phosphotransferase, with protein MNKNMIPRRPADIDVTTFRALAARDDVTAVHVHNVDHGTATRARLDITGDAQLPSTAFVKLAPTRPAERLFNRFMALAHNEAEVYRRLHADLSEVMPALYGAASNGRGRAVVILEDLAVRGAAFPPLATGASAQQALAVAGALAAVHQKFWQSSRFDGDLAFLGPARSRNTRLGPHSWHLLHTIPKDFDDIVPPQFRDDARMLIKRRWEIAALMRTYPNSLLHGDTHLGNIGFVGDRPVLFDWQVSSCGPAIKDLAYFAATSVESDIRRAIDTELVRTYVDTLNADGTTRLSYGAAWDSYRLFAFTGYIAAGVTAAFGRRLQGEATTRAGLDRAVQAVRDFGSLDLLRAALDGTR; from the coding sequence TTGAACAAGAACATGATTCCGCGCCGACCGGCCGACATCGATGTGACGACGTTTCGGGCGCTGGCGGCACGCGACGATGTGACCGCCGTGCATGTCCACAACGTCGACCATGGGACGGCCACGCGGGCCCGACTGGATATCACCGGTGATGCGCAACTGCCGAGCACGGCGTTCGTTAAGCTGGCCCCTACCCGGCCCGCCGAGCGCCTCTTCAATCGGTTCATGGCGCTGGCGCACAACGAAGCCGAGGTATACCGACGACTGCACGCCGACCTGTCCGAGGTGATGCCTGCACTATACGGCGCGGCATCCAACGGCCGTGGCCGCGCGGTGGTCATCCTCGAGGATCTCGCGGTGCGCGGTGCGGCTTTCCCGCCGCTGGCGACCGGGGCCAGCGCCCAGCAGGCGCTCGCCGTCGCCGGCGCGCTCGCGGCTGTGCACCAAAAGTTCTGGCAGTCATCGCGTTTCGATGGCGATCTCGCGTTTCTCGGTCCGGCACGATCGCGTAACACCCGGCTCGGTCCGCACTCGTGGCATCTGCTGCACACGATCCCCAAGGACTTCGACGACATCGTGCCGCCGCAGTTCCGTGACGACGCCAGGATGCTCATCAAGCGCCGTTGGGAAATCGCGGCGCTGATGCGCACCTACCCGAACTCGCTCCTGCACGGTGACACCCACCTGGGCAACATCGGCTTCGTCGGCGACCGGCCTGTCCTGTTCGACTGGCAGGTCAGCTCGTGCGGACCGGCGATCAAGGACCTGGCATATTTCGCAGCCACGTCGGTCGAATCCGACATCCGGCGCGCCATCGACACCGAGCTCGTGCGCACCTACGTCGACACGTTGAACGCCGACGGCACCACCCGGCTCAGTTACGGCGCCGCATGGGACTCGTATCGACTGTTCGCCTTTACCGGCTACATCGCCGCCGGTGTCACGGCGGCCTTCGGCCGGCGCCTGCAGGGCGAAGCGACCACGCGGGCGGGCCTCGACCGGGCGGTACAAGCGGTCCGCGACTTCGGGTCGCTGGACCTGCTACGCGCAGCACTCGATGGGACGCGCTGA
- the trhA gene encoding PAQR family membrane homeostasis protein TrhA — protein MDALIDDEHHLTRGRRDPLASAQVSGPRAPVVDDLPQGLADTVADLIGRPRARGWIHLCSAITATAGGLALVSVAVIESLPRAILATLIYTVTVVAMFSISAVYHRNHWHNPAALRWMKRLDHSAIFIFIAGSYTPFALLAMPPSTGNLVLTIVWTGAAAGVALKMWWPSAPRWVGVPLYLLLGWVAIWFAGSLLDGGGPIVVGLLVLGGVLYNVGAILYAIRWPNPWPHTFGYHEFFHAFTAAAAVSHYAAVWFVVL, from the coding sequence TTGGACGCGCTAATCGACGATGAACACCACCTGACGCGCGGTCGACGAGATCCGTTGGCATCTGCCCAGGTCAGCGGGCCGCGCGCTCCGGTCGTTGACGACCTTCCCCAGGGCCTGGCCGACACGGTCGCAGACCTCATCGGACGGCCACGTGCCCGCGGCTGGATCCATCTGTGCTCCGCGATCACCGCCACTGCGGGCGGCCTGGCGCTCGTTTCCGTAGCCGTCATCGAGTCGTTGCCGAGGGCGATTCTCGCGACGCTGATCTACACCGTCACCGTCGTCGCGATGTTCAGCATCAGCGCCGTTTATCACCGCAATCACTGGCACAACCCGGCAGCTCTGAGATGGATGAAGCGCCTCGACCATTCGGCGATCTTCATCTTCATCGCCGGTAGCTATACGCCGTTCGCCCTCTTGGCGATGCCGCCGAGCACCGGCAACCTCGTGCTGACCATCGTGTGGACCGGCGCCGCCGCCGGCGTGGCACTCAAGATGTGGTGGCCATCGGCACCGCGGTGGGTGGGAGTGCCGCTCTACCTTCTGCTCGGCTGGGTCGCTATCTGGTTCGCAGGCAGCCTGCTCGACGGTGGTGGTCCGATCGTCGTCGGGCTGCTCGTCCTCGGCGGAGTCCTCTACAACGTGGGAGCCATCCTGTACGCCATTCGTTGGCCGAACCCGTGGCCGCACACGTTCGGCTATCACGAGTTCTTTCACGCCTTCACTGCGGCCGCAGCCGTAAGTCATTATGCCGCAGTCTGGTTCGTCGTCCTCTAG
- a CDS encoding crotonase/enoyl-CoA hydratase family protein, giving the protein MGEDRVLVRTAAEGVATVTMVRADKHNALDQAMFDALIRAAEQVAGDSSIRAVVLHGDGKSFCSGLDVASFMSGGGNGTGGLLARDADRVANFAQRVTYDWSLVPAPVIAAIHGNCFGGGLQIALGADIRIAAPDARLSIMEIKWGLVPDMGITQTLPRLLPIDVAKELTFTGRILAGADAAAIGLVTRTADDPLAAALALADEIAQKSPDAVRAAKRLYNETWVSNDVAAALGRESELQSDLIGRPNQIAAVMAGMSGERPVFADPA; this is encoded by the coding sequence ATGGGCGAAGACAGAGTGCTGGTGCGGACGGCGGCCGAGGGTGTGGCAACGGTGACGATGGTGCGCGCCGACAAGCACAATGCGCTCGATCAAGCCATGTTCGATGCCCTGATCCGGGCGGCCGAGCAGGTGGCGGGCGACTCATCGATTCGTGCGGTGGTCCTGCACGGCGACGGCAAGAGCTTCTGTTCGGGCCTGGACGTCGCCAGCTTCATGTCAGGAGGCGGCAACGGCACCGGCGGTCTACTGGCGCGCGACGCCGATCGGGTGGCCAACTTCGCCCAGCGCGTCACCTACGACTGGTCGTTGGTCCCGGCGCCGGTCATCGCCGCGATCCACGGCAACTGCTTCGGCGGTGGTCTGCAGATCGCGCTCGGCGCCGACATCCGGATCGCCGCGCCGGACGCACGACTGTCGATCATGGAGATCAAGTGGGGCCTGGTGCCCGACATGGGAATCACGCAGACGCTGCCGAGGCTGCTGCCGATCGATGTCGCCAAGGAGCTGACCTTCACCGGCCGCATCCTGGCCGGTGCCGATGCCGCCGCAATCGGATTGGTCACCAGGACCGCCGACGATCCCTTGGCGGCGGCGCTGGCGCTCGCCGACGAGATTGCGCAGAAGTCTCCCGATGCGGTGCGCGCGGCGAAGAGGCTTTACAACGAGACGTGGGTCAGCAACGACGTCGCGGCGGCGCTCGGGCGCGAATCCGAGCTGCAGTCTGACCTGATCGGCAGGCCCAATCAGATCGCCGCGGTGATGGCGGGCATGTCAGGGGAGCGGCCGGTGTTCGCCGACCCCGCCTAG
- a CDS encoding Zn-ribbon domain-containing OB-fold protein, producing the protein MAGRIPLVDYLVLDGDEPHLVAQQCANCGARFFDRRNACAGCFGTDFTTVPIPTEGVVRAFTIVAFAAPGIPVPFVAAVVDCGGTQVRANLINVEPDAQHVRDGMKVRLATHSIGTDSEGTEAIGFGFEPVD; encoded by the coding sequence GTGGCCGGACGGATTCCCTTGGTCGACTACCTGGTGCTGGACGGCGACGAGCCGCATCTGGTCGCGCAGCAATGCGCGAACTGCGGCGCCCGGTTCTTCGACCGGCGCAACGCGTGCGCCGGCTGTTTCGGCACCGACTTCACAACGGTGCCGATCCCGACCGAGGGCGTGGTGCGGGCATTCACGATCGTCGCCTTCGCCGCACCGGGTATCCCCGTTCCGTTCGTCGCCGCGGTCGTCGATTGCGGGGGGACGCAGGTGCGCGCCAACCTCATCAACGTCGAGCCCGACGCCCAACACGTCCGCGACGGCATGAAGGTGCGACTCGCCACCCATTCGATCGGCACCGATTCCGAGGGCACCGAGGCCATCGGCTTCGGCTTCGAGCCCGTCGACTGA
- a CDS encoding thiolase family protein, producing MSASDEVWIVGIQMTKFGKHPDLDTVDLAAEAATGALADAGVTMADIGVIAAGNLMNASAGIGQQLQKQIGQTGIPVYNVANACATGATALRTAIMAVKAGEVDYGLAVGVEKLSGAGLLGGGGSKKKDADTWTPAGRYGAVAPIDGRIGTETMPGVFAQIGMEYGHKYGGTSFELFAKISEKNHAHSTLNPLASYQKRFTLEQIMNDVMIAYPNTRPMCSANCDGAAAAVVCNGETLASLSLEQRRRAVKVASSVLTTDPYEEGCQVLPNVNTLTRKAAAIAYEQAGVGPNDLDLVELHDCFATAELVHYDNLMLCEEGGAADFFNSGATWRDGSTPVNVSGGLESKGHPIAATGIANVWEICHHLRGEAGDRQIENAKVGLAHVIGLGSACGVHILEKSAA from the coding sequence ATGAGCGCAAGCGACGAGGTGTGGATCGTCGGCATTCAGATGACCAAGTTCGGCAAGCACCCCGACCTGGACACCGTCGACCTGGCGGCCGAGGCGGCGACGGGAGCACTCGCCGACGCAGGGGTCACGATGGCTGACATCGGCGTGATAGCCGCGGGCAACCTGATGAATGCGAGTGCCGGTATCGGACAACAACTTCAGAAGCAGATCGGTCAGACCGGCATCCCCGTCTACAACGTCGCCAACGCGTGCGCGACCGGCGCGACGGCGCTGCGGACCGCCATCATGGCGGTGAAGGCAGGCGAAGTCGACTACGGTCTAGCAGTCGGCGTCGAAAAGCTTTCCGGCGCAGGTCTGCTCGGCGGGGGCGGTTCGAAGAAGAAGGACGCCGACACCTGGACGCCTGCCGGCCGGTACGGCGCGGTCGCGCCGATTGACGGCCGGATCGGCACCGAGACCATGCCCGGCGTTTTCGCGCAGATCGGCATGGAGTACGGCCACAAGTACGGCGGCACCAGCTTCGAGTTGTTCGCCAAGATCAGCGAGAAGAATCACGCGCACTCGACACTGAATCCGCTTGCGTCCTACCAGAAGAGGTTCACGCTGGAACAGATCATGAACGACGTCATGATCGCGTACCCCAACACCCGTCCGATGTGCTCGGCCAACTGTGACGGCGCGGCCGCCGCGGTCGTGTGCAACGGCGAGACGCTGGCTTCGCTGTCGCTCGAACAGCGGCGCCGAGCGGTGAAGGTGGCATCCTCGGTGCTGACCACCGACCCCTATGAAGAGGGGTGCCAGGTGCTGCCCAACGTGAACACGTTGACGCGCAAGGCCGCCGCCATCGCCTACGAGCAGGCCGGCGTCGGACCGAACGATCTCGATCTGGTCGAGCTACACGACTGCTTCGCCACTGCGGAACTGGTGCACTACGACAACCTGATGCTCTGTGAAGAGGGCGGGGCCGCTGACTTCTTCAATTCCGGCGCAACATGGCGCGACGGCTCGACCCCGGTGAACGTGTCCGGTGGGCTGGAATCGAAGGGCCACCCCATTGCCGCGACCGGCATCGCCAACGTCTGGGAGATCTGCCATCATCTGCGCGGCGAGGCCGGCGACCGGCAGATCGAGAACGCAAAAGTGGGCCTGGCCCACGTGATCGGACTGGGTTCGGCCTGCGGCGTCCACATTCTGGAGAAATCGGCTGCGTAA